A genomic region of Nitrospirota bacterium contains the following coding sequences:
- the kdsB gene encoding 3-deoxy-manno-octulosonate cytidylyltransferase: MNNKAAVIIPARFSSTRFPGKALVSIGSKPLIQWIYNAAKMSVNAGNVIVATDEQKIYDTVRGFGGDVIMTSSALRTGSDRCAEVARHLENKIIINLQADEVLQGPQMIDELIHLMEEDDTIMMGSLKSEITSPDELMDRNVVKVVTDCNDFALYFSRSPIPHIRDRRDNTVFPPGTYFKHLGIYAYRRDFLFLFSSLPASGLEELEKLEQLRALESGYRIKLKKTLHKSFRIDTPEDLNKLEEGLIHGK, from the coding sequence ATGAATAATAAGGCAGCCGTAATCATACCTGCGCGGTTCAGCTCTACCAGATTTCCTGGAAAGGCGCTCGTTTCCATCGGTTCAAAGCCACTTATTCAGTGGATATACAATGCAGCAAAGATGTCAGTTAATGCCGGTAATGTTATTGTTGCAACAGACGAACAGAAGATATATGATACGGTCAGGGGATTTGGCGGAGATGTGATTATGACGTCATCCGCTCTGAGGACCGGTTCTGATCGCTGTGCTGAAGTAGCCAGGCATCTTGAAAACAAAATTATAATCAATCTTCAGGCTGATGAAGTCCTTCAGGGACCTCAAATGATTGATGAGCTTATTCATCTGATGGAAGAGGATGACACTATTATGATGGGCAGTTTAAAATCTGAGATCACCTCACCGGATGAATTAATGGATAGAAATGTTGTAAAAGTGGTTACAGATTGCAATGACTTCGCACTATACTTTTCACGCTCTCCGATTCCACATATTCGCGACAGGAGAGACAACACAGTTTTTCCGCCTGGGACTTATTTTAAACACCTTGGCATCTACGCATACAGGCGTGATTTCTTATTTTTATTCAGCTCTCTTCCTGCTTCCGGTCTTGAGGAGCTCGAAAAACTCGAACAGCTCAGGGCATTGGAATCAGGTTACAGGATTAAGTTGAAAAAAACCCTGCATAAATCTTTCAGGA
- the rfaE1 gene encoding D-glycero-beta-D-manno-heptose-7-phosphate kinase — protein sequence MKRLTEYINKYRDRTVLVVGDIIADHYVWGKVERISPEAPVPIVDVQRESFMLGGAGNVAANILSLGGRVRICGVVGRDDIGRWVINRLSTENICTDGIIIEEDRPTSKKTRVIAHNQHVVRFDHESRGEISSQSQDLIIGYIRTHINDIRVIVISDYAKGVITRNLVQSILQVSLENDLCVIVDPKLKHFNFYTGATVITPNTSEASMASGMPVSDDESLIKAGNILLKQSNADAILITRSEHGMSLFQKNEDVIHIPAAAREVYDVTGAGDTVVSTLALSVAAGASLKDAAILANYAGGIAVGIVGTATVRPDQLIMALNYE from the coding sequence GTGAAGAGATTAACTGAATACATAAATAAATATCGGGACAGAACCGTACTTGTTGTCGGTGACATTATTGCTGACCATTATGTATGGGGCAAGGTTGAGCGTATTTCACCGGAGGCGCCTGTTCCGATTGTTGATGTCCAAAGGGAAAGCTTTATGCTCGGCGGAGCAGGGAATGTAGCCGCTAACATCCTTTCTCTTGGTGGCAGGGTCAGGATATGCGGAGTAGTCGGCAGGGACGATATCGGCCGCTGGGTTATCAACCGCCTTTCTACTGAAAATATATGCACTGACGGAATTATCATTGAAGAAGACCGGCCAACTTCAAAGAAGACCCGCGTTATAGCTCACAATCAGCACGTTGTAAGGTTTGATCATGAGAGCCGCGGAGAAATATCATCCCAATCACAGGACCTGATAATTGGATATATAAGGACTCACATAAATGATATAAGAGTAATAGTCATCTCTGATTATGCAAAAGGAGTTATAACGAGAAATCTCGTACAGTCCATCCTGCAGGTCTCCCTGGAAAATGATTTGTGTGTCATCGTTGACCCGAAACTCAAACATTTCAATTTTTATACCGGGGCAACAGTTATAACGCCCAATACATCTGAGGCGTCAATGGCATCAGGTATGCCTGTCTCCGACGATGAATCACTTATAAAGGCAGGAAATATACTCCTTAAGCAGTCAAACGCAGATGCCATTCTTATAACCCGCAGTGAGCACGGTATGAGCCTTTTTCAAAAAAACGAGGATGTAATTCATATTCCTGCGGCTGCAAGAGAGGTTTATGATGTTACCGGTGCAGGAGACACGGTGGTAAGCACCCTTGCATTGTCTGTTGCAGCAGGGGCTTCACTTAAGGACGCAGCTATACTTGCAAATTATGCCGGTGGCATAGCAGTAGGCATAGTTGGCACGGCTACGGTTCGGCCGGATCAACTTATCATGGCATTAAATTATGAATAA
- the lepB gene encoding signal peptidase I → METSGTKKKKHIVREYIESILIAVIMALIIKAFIVQAFKIPSGSMIPTLKIGDHILVNKFMYGVKIPLTDRIIIPFNKPVYGDIIVFKFPEDEKKDFIKRVVGQPGDTIEIKDKKLYINGHLTDEQFTAHSDPMFYPAAIQPRDNFGPVVVPQDSYFVMGDNRDFSLDSRYWGFVKLNKIRGKAFIIYWSWDGEDSWVRWNRIGMRIK, encoded by the coding sequence ATGGAAACATCCGGCACAAAAAAGAAGAAACACATTGTAAGGGAGTATATCGAGTCCATACTCATTGCGGTAATTATGGCCCTGATAATCAAGGCATTTATTGTCCAGGCGTTTAAGATACCATCCGGTTCAATGATTCCTACACTTAAAATAGGCGATCACATACTGGTGAATAAATTCATGTACGGTGTAAAGATACCCTTGACAGACAGAATTATTATTCCATTTAATAAGCCGGTTTACGGCGACATAATAGTATTTAAGTTTCCCGAGGATGAAAAAAAGGATTTCATAAAACGTGTTGTTGGACAACCGGGAGATACCATAGAAATTAAAGATAAGAAGTTATATATCAACGGTCATCTGACTGATGAACAATTTACCGCCCACAGCGATCCAATGTTCTATCCGGCAGCTATACAGCCGAGGGATAATTTTGGACCTGTTGTCGTTCCACAGGATTCTTATTTTGTCATGGGAGACAACAGAGATTTCAGTCTTGACAGCAGGTACTGGGGTTTTGTTAAATTGAACAAGATAAGGGGAAAGGCGTTTATAATATACTGGTCATGGGATGGCGAAGACAGCTGGGTCAGGTGGAACAGGATCGGGATGCGGATAAAATAA
- the lepA gene encoding elongation factor 4: MAIQNKIRNFSIIAHIDHGKSTLADRLLEHTGAIAQRDLKEQVLDAMDLERERGITIKAHAVRLNYKAKDGNQYILNLIDTPGHVDFTYEVSRSLAACEGALLVVDASQGVEAQTIANAYLAVDNQLEIVPVINKIDLPGADIDDTKRQIRDVLGLDDSEAIPASAKEGIGTVEILESVISKIPSPSGNPDKPLKALMFDSWYDNYQGVVVLIRIIDGVIRPRQQVMMMSTKNVYEVISLGTFTPKPVQVNELTAGEVGFVVAGIKKMGETKIGDTMTDAANPTASPFPGYREVKPMVFAGLYPSDTDNYKELREAVEKLRLNDSSFTFEPESSLALGFGFRCGFLGLLHMEIIHERLEREFGLSLISTAPTVVYKITTTAGEHLTIDSPADLPPMQNIVIFEEPFILATIIAPAEYVGSIIGLCQERRGIQRDMKYVSKERMMLTYELPLNEIVLDFYDKLKSISKGYASLDYELLGYRDSNVIRLDILLNGEIVDALSVITHRDKAESRGRMLAEKIKELIPRQMFEVIIQAAIGGKIIARETVRALKKNVIAKCYGGDITRKRKLLEKQKKGKKRMKQFGRVEIPQEAFLAILQVKE, from the coding sequence ATGGCTATTCAGAACAAAATCAGGAATTTCTCAATCATAGCACACATTGACCATGGTAAATCCACGCTTGCCGACAGGCTTCTCGAACATACCGGCGCCATTGCTCAACGGGACTTAAAGGAACAGGTGCTTGATGCCATGGACCTCGAACGTGAGCGGGGAATAACCATTAAGGCGCACGCAGTCAGGCTGAATTATAAGGCAAAAGACGGCAATCAATATATACTGAACCTGATTGACACACCAGGTCATGTAGACTTTACTTATGAGGTCTCAAGAAGCCTTGCCGCATGCGAGGGTGCCCTGCTTGTCGTTGATGCATCCCAGGGTGTAGAGGCACAAACGATAGCAAACGCCTATCTCGCCGTTGATAATCAACTTGAGATCGTACCGGTAATTAACAAGATAGACCTGCCGGGAGCGGATATCGACGACACAAAGAGACAGATCAGGGATGTTCTTGGCCTTGATGACAGTGAGGCAATACCTGCCAGCGCAAAAGAGGGTATCGGCACTGTCGAGATCCTGGAGTCAGTCATATCAAAAATCCCTTCACCGTCAGGCAATCCTGACAAACCGTTAAAGGCCCTGATGTTCGACTCATGGTATGACAACTATCAGGGGGTCGTTGTATTAATACGTATAATTGACGGTGTTATACGTCCCCGCCAGCAGGTTATGATGATGTCCACAAAGAATGTATATGAGGTCATATCTCTTGGCACTTTTACACCCAAGCCGGTCCAGGTCAATGAACTGACAGCAGGTGAAGTGGGATTTGTTGTCGCAGGCATAAAGAAGATGGGCGAGACAAAGATTGGAGACACTATGACAGATGCGGCGAATCCGACTGCATCGCCTTTTCCAGGCTACCGGGAGGTCAAACCTATGGTCTTTGCCGGCCTCTATCCTTCAGACACGGATAACTACAAAGAGCTTAGAGAGGCCGTAGAGAAACTCAGGCTGAATGATTCTTCCTTCACTTTTGAACCGGAAAGCTCTCTGGCGCTCGGATTTGGTTTCAGGTGCGGATTTCTGGGGCTTCTGCATATGGAAATAATTCACGAACGGCTTGAGCGTGAGTTCGGCTTAAGCCTTATCAGCACTGCACCAACTGTCGTATATAAAATAACGACAACAGCAGGAGAACACCTGACAATAGACAGTCCGGCTGATCTGCCGCCGATGCAAAACATAGTTATATTTGAAGAGCCCTTCATTCTTGCCACTATAATTGCCCCTGCTGAATATGTCGGGAGTATTATAGGTCTGTGTCAGGAACGCAGAGGTATTCAGAGGGATATGAAATATGTCAGTAAAGAGCGTATGATGCTGACATATGAACTCCCGCTCAATGAAATTGTCCTCGACTTCTATGATAAGCTCAAATCCATATCCAAGGGGTACGCATCGCTTGACTATGAATTACTTGGCTACAGGGATTCAAATGTTATACGGCTTGATATACTCCTGAATGGTGAAATAGTGGACGCGCTTTCTGTCATTACACACAGGGACAAGGCTGAATCCAGGGGAAGAATGCTTGCCGAAAAGATTAAGGAGCTGATACCGAGACAGATGTTTGAGGTAATCATTCAGGCGGCAATCGGCGGAAAGATTATTGCACGTGAAACCGTACGGGCGCTCAAGAAGAATGTTATTGCAAAGTGCTACGGCGGTGATATTACCAGGAAGAGGAAGCTACTGGAAAAACAGAAGAAAGGAAAGAAACGTATGAAACAGTTTGGCAGAGTTGAAATCCCGCAGGAGGCATTTCTTGCGATACTTCAGGTGAAAGAATAG
- the scpB gene encoding SMC-Scp complex subunit ScpB: MEQSELKGIIEALLFVAGEPLSPDRIKTILEDEDKRAIQDMLLELQNEYDMRLSGLRIVEVAGGFQIASRPELAQWIRRLKKVKQSSRLSKPSLETLAIIAYKQPIVKAEIEDIRGVDSSGVLKGLLDKHMIKIIGRRDVAGRPILYATTKEFLQYFGLRDISDLPTLKEFTELIQEDSEQINEEGIQESTASFDDSDNKTVMETQEN, encoded by the coding sequence GTGGAACAGAGTGAACTCAAAGGTATAATTGAGGCGTTACTTTTTGTTGCAGGGGAACCCTTGTCCCCCGACAGGATTAAAACCATACTCGAAGATGAGGATAAGAGGGCAATTCAGGACATGTTACTGGAGCTTCAGAATGAATACGATATGCGCCTGTCTGGCCTGAGGATAGTAGAGGTCGCAGGAGGGTTTCAGATTGCCTCAAGACCGGAATTAGCCCAGTGGATAAGGCGATTAAAGAAGGTAAAACAATCGAGCCGTCTTTCAAAACCGTCACTGGAGACACTGGCTATCATTGCCTATAAGCAGCCCATTGTAAAAGCCGAGATAGAGGATATTCGTGGTGTTGACTCATCAGGCGTTCTGAAGGGCCTTCTGGACAAACACATGATAAAGATTATAGGACGCAGGGATGTGGCAGGAAGGCCTATATTATATGCCACTACTAAGGAATTTCTGCAGTACTTTGGTTTAAGAGATATATCAGACCTGCCAACGTTAAAGGAATTCACAGAACTCATTCAGGAGGATAGTGAACAAATTAATGAAGAGGGCATCCAGGAGTCAACTGCCTCTTTTGATGATTCAGATAATAAGACAGTCATGGAGACTCAGGAGAATTGA
- a CDS encoding segregation/condensation protein A, translating into MSYEVKLEIFEGPLDLLLHLIKKNEVNIYDIPISLVTRQYLEYVDLMKDLNLEIAGEFLLMAATLTHIKSKMLLPRDEKAIEDEEVEDPRAELIRKLLEYKSFKEVAEELGQREDTWRDIFYNPPDKSIEGDEEVFIEVGLFDLLEAFRDIIAKTPQKTSLEIVPDELTVRGRMTDIIEQLDVAANEGVTLMSLLEGECTRRTIVVTFLALLELARIRLIKLMQAGSSETIRVYRNEDNRVDPAEIKETL; encoded by the coding sequence ATGTCTTATGAAGTCAAACTTGAGATATTTGAAGGTCCGCTTGACCTCCTGCTGCATCTCATAAAGAAGAATGAGGTCAACATATATGATATCCCGATTTCTCTTGTAACCCGGCAGTACCTTGAATATGTTGATCTTATGAAGGATTTGAATTTAGAGATAGCAGGGGAATTTCTGCTGATGGCTGCCACGCTCACCCATATAAAATCAAAGATGTTGCTGCCCCGGGATGAGAAGGCTATTGAAGATGAGGAAGTCGAAGATCCGCGGGCAGAACTGATACGTAAACTCCTTGAGTATAAAAGTTTTAAAGAAGTTGCTGAGGAGCTTGGACAGAGAGAAGATACGTGGAGGGATATTTTCTATAATCCGCCTGATAAATCAATAGAAGGAGATGAGGAGGTGTTTATAGAGGTAGGGTTGTTTGACCTCCTGGAGGCGTTTCGTGATATCATAGCTAAAACCCCTCAGAAAACCTCGCTTGAAATAGTTCCTGATGAATTAACCGTACGTGGAAGAATGACAGACATAATAGAACAGCTTGATGTGGCGGCAAATGAAGGTGTAACGCTCATGTCGCTGCTCGAAGGGGAATGTACAAGACGCACTATTGTAGTCACCTTCCTTGCCCTGCTGGAACTCGCCAGGATCCGGTTGATTAAATTAATGCAGGCTGGGAGCTCAGAAACTATAAGGGTCTACAGAAATGAAGACAACAGGGTAGATCCGGCTGAAATCAAGGAGACACTATAG